GGCGGACTTCCATTAGCTCTTCGAGTTTTGGGTTCTACTTTATCAGGGGAAAGTATAGATGTATGGGAAAGTGCACTGGAGAAGTTGAAAGTTATTCCTAATGGTGAAATCTTGAATAAACTAAGAATAAGCTATGACAGTTTACAAGATGACCATGACCAGAAATTATTCCTCCACATTGCTTGCTTCCTAATAGGAAGGGACAAAAACTACATTGTTAGAATACTCGATGGATGTGATTTCTTTACAACCATTGGCATTCATAATCTCATTGATAGATGCATGGTGACAATTGATAAATACGACAAGGTGAATATGCATGACATGATTCGTGACATGGGGAGAGAAATTGTTCGCCTAGAATCAGAAGAGCCTGAGAAACGTAGTAGATTATGGCACCATAAGGATTCTTTCGAAGTATTGAGGGACAAGAATGTAAGAAACATTCCTTTCacgcgcgcgcgcgcacacacagacacacacacacacacatatatatatatatatatcttcttGTGAAGATTATCCATTTtaatgtttccttttttttttccttcaaggtACACAAACAATTCAAGGTCTTGTCTTGGATATGCGTATGCACCTCGCAAACAGTCCGATTAACACAAATGAAACAATCTTAGAAACCAATGCATTTGAGAGGATGCAAAAACTAAAACTACTCCATCTTAGTCATGTACAACTCGATGGATGTTATGCAAAATTTCCTTTAGGATTAAGATGGTTGTGTTGGCTTGGATTTCCTTTACATTCTAtacctattgattttcctttggAGAACGTAATTGTTCTTGAAATGCAATACAGTAGCTTGGGACAAGTATGCAAAGGAACAAAAGTATGTTACTCTACACATTTCAAttcattttccttcttttgttagttttttatttgttgacTAATTGCATATGTTAGAATTAACTCCtacaattttttcttctttctttatctATTTTCCAGGTTCTTCCGCCGTTGAAGATCCTTGACTTCAGCCATTCTCATGACCTCACTGAAATCATGGACTTCTCACTTTGCCCTAGTCTAGAAGAATTGATTCTTGTAGATTGCACAAGCTTGAAGAGTGTTCATGAATCCATTGGAAACCTGGAAAGACTCGTGTACTTGAATATGAAAGATTGCAAGAATCTTAGGATGCTTCCGAAGAACATGTGCATGCTaaaatcacttgaaacactCATTTTATCTGGTTGCTCAAGTCTGGATGAGTTCCCAGTGGAGATGATGAAGCAGATAGAGTCTCTGAAAGTTCTTAGAACAGATGGAATTCCATTAAATGAATTATGGCCAGAAAGATGTTCAAGTATCTTGAGTTCTTTTCCATGCTCTTTAGTAGAGTTAAATCTTAGTAGGTGCAATCTTTCTGATGATGCCTTTCCTTGGGATTTAAGTAATCTATCGTCAATCCGAAGACTATATTTAGATGAGAATCCAATTTGTAGTCTGCCAATtttcatcaaaggtttgaggaGGCTCGATCATCTCTCTTTCTATGATTGTGAGAGGCTCGAATCACTTGTGGGTTTACCAAAAGGACACCAATGCTTGTACGTCTCCCAGTGCAGATCTTTAGAAAGTATATCATATCTACAGGATCACTCCTTTAATTGGTCTCCTGAATTCCACTCCATTGGGGGTTGCATCGACAACCTAGTTGAGTGGCAGTATTGGTACAAGTTAGAACCCATCGGAAGAGTTGATGTAGAAATGATTAAACTTTTGGGCTTGTGCAACTTGGAATCCCTGCCAAACATTCGCATGCACAAATTCGGTAGAATGGTTTGGTGTGATGATTGGTCTCCTGTCCaggtgctctctctctctctctctctctcacacacacacatattctcACATATATATAGGGGATAATTGGAATGAGTTTGACTAGTTAATGTGATTTCCTTGGCATGTATATAGGGACTGTATCAATATGGTATATTCAGCACATTTTTGCCGGGGAATGAATTTTTTCCGAGGAATGAAGTACCAGGCCGGTTGATCCACAAAAGTGGAGGGTCTTCCTCAATATCATTTACTGTGCCTTTACTTCCTGATCACAGAGGTCGAGGCTTGAATGTCTTTGCTGTCTATGAAAATGTTATTGATTTTTCTGATACTAAACTTGTCTACGATTGTATGGATATTCGGATGACTATTAAGGTGAGTAATAAGAGCAAGGGTCTGAAATGGATCTATGTCCCATTAGTCTACGGTATTCCAGGAGAGGGAGAAGATATGACATGGTTGAGCCATTGGAAAATGGAGAACGAAACAATAGCATTACAATGTGGAGATGAAGTGTCTGTTTCAGTAATCATGAGATATCCTTGGTTTCAGCTCAAGGAGTTTGGTGTCGAGCTTGTGCAAGAGCACCAAAATAATACGATGTTAAGTACCCAACACAACACCAAATCAGATCCTAATTATCCATTTGTCATCAGTGGAGATTTGTCGATGTGGGAGCATATACCAGGAATATACTTCCTTGGCAGTTTCTCTAAAGAATTTATTAAAAGCATGCCAAGATCTAATTTGATTAATCATCTCATTATGGACTCTGATGAAGAAGACACAGGTATGTTGTTTTGTTGTATTGCAATGAATTATACTCCATCCAAACACTTCGATGTCCATCCAAATTCATTTCAGACATGTTTTTCAGACAAAGAAGAAGGGCAAGAGGATGAACCTGATTACACAATTGCAAAGACGAGGGCTGCCAGCAATAACTACGGCCTCAGAGTCTGGAAGGTGCTCCTCATAGTTGTTGGCTTCTTTTTCACGCTTGCTCTAGTACTTTGGTCCTCCATCTCCTAGAAAAAGAAGCGACAGTAGTCCACAAGCCCTCCAAGACTTTGTAATTTTACTTGATACGGACATATATTTGCATTCTCTCCTTGTTTTCAAGATGTTTTCTGCCTTCAAAACTTCGGGTTTATAGCTAAGAACTCTTAACCGCTTGAGATATAAAAACTCCTTGCAATTAGATATCGAAGCTCAAATGTGTTCAACATCATCAAATATTGCATAAATATAGCATAAAATACATCCAGCATTAACGATACTTAAGAATTTTTCTTCCCTGCTACTGATTGCTTTCGTCCT
This region of Malus domestica chromosome 07, GDT2T_hap1 genomic DNA includes:
- the LOC103420046 gene encoding disease resistance protein RPS4B-like isoform X2, translating into MGTQTIQGLVLDMRMHLANSPINTNETILETNAFERMQKLKLLHLSHVQLDGCYAKFPLGLRWLCWLGFPLHSIPIDFPLENVIVLEMQYSSLGQVCKGTKVLPPLKILDFSHSHDLTEIMDFSLCPSLEELILVDCTSLKSVHESIGNLERLVYLNMKDCKNLRMLPKNMCMLKSLETLILSGCSSLDEFPVEMMKQIESLKVLRTDGIPLNELWPERCSSILSSFPCSLVELNLSRCNLSDDAFPWDLSNLSSIRRLYLDENPICSLPIFIKGLRRLDHLSFYDCERLESLVGLPKGHQCLYVSQCRSLESISYLQDHSFNWSPEFHSIGGCIDNLVEWQYWYKLEPIGRVDVEMIKLLGLCNLESLPNIRMHKFGRMVWCDDWSPVQGLYQYGIFSTFLPGNEFFPRNEVPGRLIHKSGGSSSISFTVPLLPDHRGRGLNVFAVYENVIDFSDTKLVYDCMDIRMTIKVSNKSKGLKWIYVPLVYGIPGEGEDMTWLSHWKMENETIALQCGDEVSVSVIMRYPWFQLKEFGVELVQEHQNNTMLSTQHNTKSDPNYPFVISGDLSMWEHIPGIYFLGSFSKEFIKSMPRSNLINHLIMDSDEEDTDKEEGQEDEPDYTIAKTRAASNNYGLRVWKVLLIVVGFFFTLALVLWSSIS
- the LOC103420046 gene encoding disease resistance protein RPS4B-like isoform X3; protein product: MRMHLANSPINTNETILETNAFERMQKLKLLHLSHVQLDGCYAKFPLGLRWLCWLGFPLHSIPIDFPLENVIVLEMQYSSLGQVCKGTKVLPPLKILDFSHSHDLTEIMDFSLCPSLEELILVDCTSLKSVHESIGNLERLVYLNMKDCKNLRMLPKNMCMLKSLETLILSGCSSLDEFPVEMMKQIESLKVLRTDGIPLNELWPERCSSILSSFPCSLVELNLSRCNLSDDAFPWDLSNLSSIRRLYLDENPICSLPIFIKGLRRLDHLSFYDCERLESLVGLPKGHQCLYVSQCRSLESISYLQDHSFNWSPEFHSIGGCIDNLVEWQYWYKLEPIGRVDVEMIKLLGLCNLESLPNIRMHKFGRMVWCDDWSPVQGLYQYGIFSTFLPGNEFFPRNEVPGRLIHKSGGSSSISFTVPLLPDHRGRGLNVFAVYENVIDFSDTKLVYDCMDIRMTIKVSNKSKGLKWIYVPLVYGIPGEGEDMTWLSHWKMENETIALQCGDEVSVSVIMRYPWFQLKEFGVELVQEHQNNTMLSTQHNTKSDPNYPFVISGDLSMWEHIPGIYFLGSFSKEFIKSMPRSNLINHLIMDSDEEDTDKEEGQEDEPDYTIAKTRAASNNYGLRVWKVLLIVVGFFFTLALVLWSSIS